Proteins from one Mucilaginibacter jinjuensis genomic window:
- the cyoE gene encoding heme o synthase, which produces MSFKDFKNLVKLRLTLLVVFSASISFLIGSRVTNEEEIHYIGWGHINWTNWAMLIVGGFLVTGAANCFNEIIEKDLDKLMTRTSDRPLPSERMTTGQALVIGLFMALAGTYLLGRLNLLTGFLSVFSIILYAFAYTPLKRKSPIAVFVGAIPGALPPLIGYVAAHPKIDEIALILFGIQFMWQFTHFYALAWVLDDDYKLGGFRLLPTGKRDLTSAIVTFATALILLPVSLLPTYFGYGGYYVGGVSLICSLIFLYQAFNLMRTLEIKAARTLMFGSFLYLPVVQLMFLFDFIGKR; this is translated from the coding sequence ATGAGTTTTAAAGATTTTAAGAACCTGGTTAAACTCAGACTAACTCTTCTGGTGGTTTTCTCGGCCTCTATATCTTTTTTAATAGGTAGTAGGGTTACTAATGAAGAAGAGATTCATTATATAGGCTGGGGGCATATCAACTGGACCAACTGGGCGATGTTGATTGTTGGCGGTTTCCTGGTAACAGGTGCGGCCAACTGCTTTAACGAAATTATAGAGAAGGACTTGGATAAGTTAATGACCCGTACTTCTGACCGTCCACTGCCATCTGAAAGGATGACGACAGGTCAGGCACTGGTTATAGGCTTATTTATGGCCTTAGCAGGTACTTATTTACTGGGCAGATTGAATTTGCTGACAGGTTTCCTGTCTGTATTCTCAATCATCCTGTATGCTTTTGCTTATACGCCGTTAAAGCGTAAATCGCCAATTGCAGTATTTGTAGGTGCTATACCGGGTGCATTGCCACCGCTTATTGGTTACGTGGCTGCGCATCCAAAAATTGATGAAATTGCCCTGATACTTTTCGGTATCCAGTTTATGTGGCAGTTTACTCACTTTTATGCTTTGGCATGGGTGCTGGATGATGATTATAAGCTGGGCGGGTTCAGACTTTTACCTACCGGAAAGCGCGATTTAACAAGTGCAATAGTTACCTTTGCTACGGCGTTGATCTTATTGCCTGTGAGCCTGTTACCTACTTATTTTGGTTATGGCGGTTATTACGTTGGCGGTGTATCATTGATATGCAGCTTAATATTTTTATACCAGGCATTTAACCTGATGCGCACTTTAGAAATTAAAGCCGCACGTACGTTAATGTTCGGTTCATTTTTATACCTGCCTGTAGTGCAGTTAATGTTTTTATTTGATTTTATAGGGAAGCGATAA
- a CDS encoding cytochrome c oxidase subunit 3 has protein sequence MMAQIQQDKDRLNLAPKKFNMWIFLFTSFMFFMALTSGFIVYSGGKGHGLGFNMPNIFAVSTGVIVLSSLTIFLASNAAKRLQFQKQRLFLWATIALGVIFFVLQVYAWSLLIKGGIYFTNPNASQSFVYVFTGMHLLHILAGLLLLINTLVKLYKNTPQVLNLYNMDMSSIFWHFLDIIWIYLYVFLLLNQR, from the coding sequence ATGATGGCTCAGATACAGCAAGACAAAGACAGGCTTAACCTGGCACCTAAAAAATTTAACATGTGGATTTTCCTTTTCACATCGTTTATGTTTTTTATGGCGCTTACCAGCGGCTTTATAGTTTATAGCGGCGGTAAGGGGCATGGCCTTGGTTTTAACATGCCTAACATATTTGCAGTTAGTACAGGTGTAATTGTACTAAGCAGCTTAACGATATTTCTGGCTTCAAACGCGGCTAAACGCCTGCAGTTTCAGAAGCAGCGCCTGTTTTTATGGGCAACAATAGCACTTGGCGTTATATTTTTTGTGTTGCAGGTTTATGCCTGGAGCCTTTTAATTAAGGGCGGTATCTATTTTACCAACCCTAATGCCTCACAATCCTTCGTTTATGTGTTTACCGGCATGCATTTGCTACACATTTTGGCGGGTTTGTTGTTACTAATTAATACCCTGGTGAAATTATATAAAAATACTCCCCAGGTACTGAACTTGTATAATATGGACATGTCATCAATATTTTGGCATTTTCTTGATATTATATGGATTTATCTCTATGTTTTTTTACTTTTGAACCAACGTTAA
- a CDS encoding COX15/CtaA family protein, with translation MSKSSQRTKFKRVNLIAIVSLFAVILAGGIVRSSGSGMGCPDWPKCFGRYVPPTDVSQLPKDYKQAYVAGRVKKNLRFARTLDVFGYSNLAKRIREDKSILIPEDFNAANTWTEYANRLVGVIAGFAMILTLVYSFSYRNDVKLIPVLSIINLILVGFQGWLGSIVVSTNLTSWIVTVHMLLALAILAISIYTYHLALTYNKQSNKVNGLVITIAIISLIISIVQIVIGTDVREEIDAVSNHLQGYREDWINSVGAVFANHRTLAIGVLVINVILYGLIRKNYNRHSVPQQLMSFTFLMILLQIVTGVVLSYWMLPPFAQAAHILLASLVFGAQFYLLLNLQKAAGVKGGKI, from the coding sequence ATGAGTAAATCATCGCAGCGGACAAAATTTAAGAGGGTCAATCTGATCGCAATTGTTTCGCTTTTTGCTGTGATTTTGGCTGGTGGCATTGTGCGTAGTAGTGGATCTGGAATGGGTTGCCCCGACTGGCCTAAATGTTTTGGACGGTACGTACCGCCTACTGACGTTTCTCAGTTACCTAAAGATTACAAGCAGGCTTATGTAGCCGGCAGGGTTAAAAAGAACCTTCGCTTTGCCAGAACACTAGATGTATTTGGATACAGTAACCTGGCCAAACGCATCCGCGAAGACAAATCTATTTTAATACCTGAAGATTTTAACGCCGCCAATACCTGGACAGAATATGCAAACCGTTTGGTTGGTGTAATTGCAGGTTTTGCAATGATATTAACGCTGGTTTATTCGTTCAGCTACCGCAATGATGTAAAGCTGATTCCTGTATTAAGTATTATTAACCTGATACTGGTAGGTTTTCAGGGATGGTTGGGATCCATTGTGGTATCAACCAACTTAACCAGCTGGATAGTTACTGTACACATGCTGTTAGCACTGGCTATTTTGGCTATCAGCATTTATACCTATCATTTGGCGCTTACTTATAATAAGCAAAGCAACAAGGTGAATGGGTTGGTGATTACAATAGCGATCATTTCACTAATCATCAGTATTGTGCAGATTGTGATCGGTACAGATGTGCGTGAAGAAATTGACGCGGTATCAAACCATTTGCAAGGCTATCGCGAAGATTGGATTAATAGTGTAGGTGCTGTATTTGCCAACCACCGTACATTGGCTATCGGTGTTTTGGTGATCAATGTGATCTTATACGGTTTGATCCGTAAGAACTATAACAGACATTCGGTGCCGCAGCAACTGATGAGTTTTACATTTCTGATGATATTGCTGCAGATTGTAACCGGCGTTGTTTTATCGTATTGGATGTTGCCACCATTTGCACAGGCAGCACACATTTTACTGGCGAGCCTAGTTTTTGGCGCGCAATTTTATCTGTTGCTTAATTTGCAAAAAGCGGCAGGGGTGAAGGGAGGAAAGATATGA